A part of Propioniciclava coleopterorum genomic DNA contains:
- a CDS encoding ABC transporter substrate-binding protein: protein MRKQRKAAIATISALALALTACAGGGAGTTPTAASTATGGGEQKITLTVATFNEFGYEDLVKEYTKLHPNITVEHKKAATADEARENLNTRLAAGSGLSDVEAIEVDWVPEMMQYADKFVDLKDPALKGRWIGWKEASATTKDGKLIGYGTDIGPEGICYRSDLFAKAGLPTDRAEVAKLLAGDWDTYFSVGKQFVTKTNIPWYDASDGVFQGMINQIDNPFETSDGKPIPLGDNAKMKATYDKLMKASVDDNLSANLAQWSPDWVNAFQKDGFATMLCPGWMLGVIEGNAKGVTGWDIADVFPGGGGNWGGSFLTVPAQGKHQAEAKALANWLTAPEQQLKAFKSKGTFPSQVEAMKSDTLLSSTNTFFNNAPTGKILTSRANAITVTPFKGPNYFSIRALTSDAINRVDVDATDDREASWAKAVAAYKDLGLG, encoded by the coding sequence GTGCGCAAGCAACGCAAGGCGGCCATCGCAACGATCAGTGCGTTGGCGCTCGCCCTGACCGCCTGTGCCGGCGGAGGCGCGGGAACCACCCCGACCGCCGCGTCCACGGCGACCGGCGGCGGCGAGCAGAAGATCACGCTCACCGTGGCGACGTTCAACGAGTTCGGCTACGAGGACCTCGTGAAGGAGTACACCAAGCTCCACCCGAACATCACCGTCGAGCACAAGAAGGCCGCGACCGCCGACGAGGCGCGCGAGAACCTCAACACCCGCCTGGCGGCCGGCTCCGGCCTGTCCGACGTCGAGGCGATCGAGGTCGACTGGGTGCCCGAGATGATGCAGTACGCCGACAAGTTCGTCGACCTGAAGGATCCCGCGCTCAAGGGCCGCTGGATCGGCTGGAAGGAGGCCTCGGCCACCACCAAGGACGGCAAGCTGATCGGCTACGGCACCGACATCGGACCGGAGGGCATCTGCTACCGCTCCGACCTGTTCGCCAAGGCGGGGCTCCCGACCGACCGCGCCGAGGTGGCCAAGCTGCTCGCCGGCGACTGGGACACCTACTTCTCGGTCGGCAAGCAGTTCGTCACCAAGACGAACATCCCGTGGTACGACGCCTCCGACGGCGTCTTCCAGGGCATGATCAACCAGATCGACAACCCGTTCGAGACCTCCGACGGCAAGCCGATCCCGCTGGGCGACAACGCCAAGATGAAGGCGACCTACGACAAGCTCATGAAGGCGTCGGTGGACGACAACCTGTCGGCCAACCTCGCCCAGTGGAGCCCCGACTGGGTCAACGCCTTCCAGAAGGACGGTTTCGCGACGATGCTGTGCCCGGGCTGGATGCTGGGCGTCATCGAGGGCAACGCCAAGGGCGTCACCGGCTGGGACATCGCCGACGTATTCCCCGGCGGCGGCGGCAACTGGGGCGGCTCGTTCCTGACCGTCCCGGCCCAGGGCAAGCACCAGGCCGAGGCGAAGGCGCTGGCCAACTGGCTGACGGCCCCCGAGCAGCAGCTCAAGGCCTTCAAGTCCAAGGGCACGTTCCCGAGCCAGGTGGAGGCCATGAAGTCCGACACCCTGCTCAGCTCGACGAACACCTTCTTCAACAACGCGCCGACCGGCAAGATCCTCACCAGCCGCGCCAACGCGATCACGGTGACGCCGTTCAAGGGACCGAACTACTTCTCGATCCGCGCGCTGACCTCGGACGCCATCAACCGCGTCGACGTGGACGCCACCGACGATCGCGAGGCCTCCTGGGCCAAGGCGGTCGCCGCGTACAAGGACCTCGGCCTCGGCTGA
- a CDS encoding carbohydrate ABC transporter permease — MGLYPLLYTAYVSMHQWHLIGGQGDFVGLQNYVDVVQQERFTRALVNTFSIFLLSSVPQVIAAIVIAAILDANLRAKTFWRMGVLVPYVVAPVAVSLIFSKIFADQSGLINTLLTGWGLDPIGFHSDRWASHVAIAAMVNFRWTGYNALIFLAAMQAVPRDLYEAAIVDGASRVRQFFSVTVPMLRPTIIFVIITSTIGGLQIFDEPRMYDTLGLGGADRQWMTMTMFLYELGWGAQKSFGRAAAVAWILFFIIVAIGMVNFALTRRIASGDAPRVRRRRPRKEVVR, encoded by the coding sequence GTGGGGCTCTACCCGCTGCTCTACACCGCCTACGTCTCAATGCACCAGTGGCACCTCATCGGCGGCCAGGGCGACTTCGTCGGCCTGCAGAACTACGTCGACGTCGTGCAGCAGGAGCGCTTCACCCGCGCCCTGGTCAACACGTTCTCGATCTTCCTGCTCAGCTCGGTGCCGCAGGTGATCGCCGCGATCGTCATCGCCGCCATCCTGGACGCCAACCTGCGCGCCAAGACCTTCTGGCGGATGGGCGTCCTGGTGCCCTACGTCGTGGCCCCGGTGGCGGTCTCGCTGATCTTCTCCAAGATCTTCGCCGACCAGTCGGGCCTCATCAACACGCTCCTGACGGGGTGGGGGCTCGACCCGATCGGCTTCCACTCCGACCGCTGGGCCTCCCACGTCGCCATCGCCGCCATGGTCAACTTCCGCTGGACCGGGTACAACGCCCTGATCTTCCTCGCCGCCATGCAGGCGGTGCCGCGCGACCTCTACGAGGCCGCCATCGTCGACGGGGCGAGCCGCGTCCGGCAGTTCTTCAGCGTGACCGTGCCGATGCTGCGGCCCACCATCATCTTCGTCATCATCACCTCGACCATCGGCGGGCTGCAGATCTTCGATGAGCCGCGCATGTACGACACGCTCGGCCTGGGCGGCGCCGACCGGCAGTGGATGACGATGACGATGTTCCTCTACGAGCTCGGCTGGGGCGCCCAGAAGAGCTTCGGCCGCGCCGCAGCCGTCGCGTGGATCCTGTTCTTCATCATCGTCGCCATCGGCATGGTCAACTTCGCCCTGACCAGGCGCATCGCCTCCGGGGACGCCCCGCGCGTCCGCCGGCGGCGTCCCCGGAAGGAGGTCGTGCGATGA
- a CDS encoding carbohydrate ABC transporter permease, with translation MNSVAAVEQTAGKAAARAAKRRREAASGRRPQRGYGAERRPPWITYALLVVVLLISAYPLYFAFLLASSDVATIARNPIPSLLPEPHLWENLGRVLSSDINFWPAVVNSILVAVITAFSVVLFSTLAGFSFAKLNFRGRGPLLVFVIATMAAPTQLGIVPLFIVMSKLGWVGQLQAVIVPGMVTAFGVFWMTQYLQEALPYELVEAARVDGCSMIRTFWHVALPAARPAAAMLALFTFVGSWTNFFWPFVVLGSSNPTLPVALQLLQATYFKDYSLIMAGVVIATLPLLLVFVVAGRQLVSGIMQGAVKG, from the coding sequence ATGAACTCCGTCGCCGCCGTCGAACAGACCGCCGGCAAGGCGGCCGCCCGCGCCGCCAAGCGCCGCCGCGAGGCCGCGTCCGGACGCCGCCCCCAGCGCGGCTACGGCGCCGAGCGCCGGCCGCCGTGGATCACCTACGCGCTGCTGGTCGTGGTGCTCCTGATCTCGGCGTACCCGCTGTACTTCGCGTTCCTGCTGGCGTCCTCCGACGTCGCCACGATCGCGCGCAACCCGATCCCGTCGCTGCTGCCCGAGCCGCACCTGTGGGAGAACCTCGGCCGGGTGCTGTCCTCCGACATCAACTTCTGGCCCGCCGTGGTGAACTCGATCCTGGTCGCCGTCATCACCGCCTTCTCGGTGGTGCTGTTCTCGACGCTGGCCGGGTTCTCGTTCGCGAAGCTGAACTTCCGCGGACGCGGGCCGCTGCTGGTGTTCGTGATCGCCACCATGGCCGCCCCGACGCAGCTGGGCATCGTGCCCCTGTTCATCGTGATGTCGAAGCTCGGCTGGGTCGGGCAGTTGCAGGCCGTCATCGTCCCCGGGATGGTCACCGCGTTCGGCGTGTTCTGGATGACCCAGTACCTGCAGGAGGCGCTGCCGTACGAACTCGTCGAGGCCGCGCGCGTCGACGGGTGCTCGATGATCCGGACGTTCTGGCACGTCGCGCTCCCCGCGGCGCGGCCGGCGGCGGCGATGCTCGCCCTGTTCACGTTCGTCGGGTCCTGGACCAACTTCTTCTGGCCGTTCGTCGTCCTGGGGTCGAGCAACCCCACCCTGCCCGTCGCGCTGCAACTGCTGCAGGCGACCTACTTCAAGGACTACTCGCTCATCATGGCCGGCGTCGTCATCGCGACCCTGCCGCTGCTGCTGGTCTTCGTCGTCGCCGGACGCCAACTCGTGTCCGGCATCATGCAAGGAGCCGTGAAGGGATGA
- a CDS encoding glycoside hydrolase family 1 protein — translation MTSTTDLTTSELTFPAGFSFGTATAAYQIEGAAAEDGRRDSIWDAFCRVPGAVIGGDSGEVVCDHYHRMPADVDLIADLGLDTYRFSTSWARVCPDGGPANPAGVDFYSRLVDELLDRGVRPWLTLYHWDLPQALQEAGGWVNRDTAHRFADYAQVMVDALGDRVDVWTTLNEPWCSSFLSYAAGEHAPGHTSPSEAVDAAHHLLLAHGLGVQVLRGHGRDLTVGITTNHTVADPADPDDPGDVDAARRIDGAFNRVFLDPIFRGDYPADVLEDMSWAGLGRVAREGDMALISAPIDVLGVNYYNGGAFAAPDPRVHEPLTHPGPGGLLRRSPYVGSERVRGVSRGLPVTDMGWEIQPDGLTRLLLRLQREYTGPAGIPMVITENGAAFPDVADAGGFVQDHDRIAYLRDHLAAVHAALEQGADVRGYLVWSLLDNFEWAWGCGKRFGIVHVDFDTLERTPKASAQWYSGVARTGRVTLVS, via the coding sequence ATGACCTCCACCACCGACCTCACCACGTCCGAGCTGACGTTCCCCGCCGGGTTCTCGTTCGGGACGGCCACCGCGGCCTACCAGATCGAGGGCGCCGCCGCCGAGGACGGCCGCCGCGACTCGATCTGGGACGCCTTCTGCCGCGTCCCCGGGGCGGTGATCGGCGGGGACAGCGGCGAGGTGGTGTGCGACCACTACCACCGGATGCCCGCGGACGTCGACCTCATCGCCGACCTCGGCCTGGACACCTACCGGTTCTCGACGTCGTGGGCGCGGGTGTGCCCCGACGGCGGGCCGGCCAACCCCGCCGGGGTCGACTTCTACTCCCGGCTGGTGGACGAACTGCTCGACCGCGGCGTCCGGCCGTGGCTGACGCTGTACCACTGGGACCTGCCCCAGGCGCTGCAGGAGGCCGGCGGCTGGGTGAACCGCGACACCGCCCATCGGTTCGCCGACTACGCGCAGGTGATGGTGGACGCCCTCGGCGACCGCGTCGACGTCTGGACCACGCTGAACGAGCCGTGGTGCTCGTCGTTCCTGTCGTACGCGGCCGGCGAGCACGCGCCGGGGCACACGTCGCCGTCCGAGGCCGTGGACGCCGCCCACCACCTGTTGCTCGCCCACGGCCTGGGCGTCCAGGTGCTGCGCGGGCACGGCCGCGACCTCACCGTGGGCATCACCACCAACCACACCGTCGCCGACCCGGCCGACCCGGACGATCCCGGCGACGTGGACGCCGCCCGCCGGATCGACGGTGCTTTCAACCGGGTGTTCCTCGACCCGATCTTCCGGGGCGACTACCCGGCCGACGTGCTGGAGGACATGTCCTGGGCCGGTCTCGGGCGCGTGGCGCGCGAGGGCGACATGGCGCTCATCAGCGCCCCGATCGACGTGCTGGGCGTCAACTACTACAACGGCGGCGCCTTCGCCGCGCCCGACCCCCGCGTGCACGAGCCGCTCACGCACCCCGGACCCGGGGGCCTGCTGCGCCGCAGCCCCTACGTCGGGTCCGAGCGGGTCCGCGGGGTGTCGCGCGGCCTGCCCGTGACCGACATGGGCTGGGAGATCCAGCCCGACGGGCTCACGCGGCTGCTGCTGCGGCTGCAGCGCGAGTACACCGGGCCGGCCGGGATCCCCATGGTCATCACCGAGAACGGGGCCGCGTTCCCCGACGTCGCGGACGCCGGAGGGTTCGTCCAGGACCACGACCGGATCGCCTACCTGCGCGACCACCTCGCCGCCGTGCACGCCGCGCTCGAGCAGGGCGCCGACGTGCGCGGCTACCTGGTCTGGTCGCTGCTGGACAACTTCGAATGGGCCTGGGGCTGCGGCAAACGGTTCGGGATCGTCCACGTGGACTTCGACACCCTGGAACGGACGCCCAAGGCGTCCGCGCAGTGGTATTCCGGAGTCGCGCGGACCGGACGTGTCACGCTCGTGTCCTGA
- a CDS encoding LacI family DNA-binding transcriptional regulator: protein MKEHDHAGRPRATLEDVAREAGVSRATASRAIRGGDLVSSANREAVQEAVERLGYVPNPAARSLVTRQTDTIAVVVPEHDDRIFSDPFIGRTIAGVGEALADTPQQVVLLMRSRSRGNEQLAAYLRGGHVDGIVVVSHHRDDHLAREIARSQLPTAFIGRPLEDGIDLPYVDLDNVAGGRLAAERLLASGMRHPATVTGPQDMVAAIDRLAGWGEALRAAGLDDSVRYEGDFTMLPAQELGRRLFEEHPEVDGVFAANDLIAVGVMNAARERGLRVPGDVRIVGFDDTPLGMSTHPQLTSITNPAGELARIATQLVLDQLAGERPAWPVILTPELVARESA from the coding sequence ATGAAGGAACACGATCACGCGGGCCGCCCCCGGGCCACGCTGGAGGATGTCGCACGCGAAGCGGGGGTGTCGCGGGCGACGGCGTCCCGCGCGATCCGCGGCGGCGACCTCGTCAGCAGCGCCAACCGCGAGGCCGTCCAGGAGGCCGTGGAGCGGCTCGGCTACGTGCCGAACCCCGCCGCCCGCAGCCTCGTCACCCGGCAGACCGACACCATCGCGGTGGTCGTGCCCGAGCACGACGACCGGATCTTCTCCGACCCGTTCATCGGGCGCACGATCGCCGGCGTCGGCGAGGCGCTGGCGGACACGCCGCAGCAGGTCGTGCTGCTGATGCGCAGCCGCAGCCGCGGCAACGAGCAACTGGCCGCCTACCTGCGCGGCGGCCACGTCGACGGCATCGTCGTCGTCTCGCACCACCGCGACGACCACCTGGCGCGCGAGATCGCCCGCTCCCAGCTGCCGACGGCGTTCATCGGTCGTCCCCTGGAGGACGGCATCGACCTGCCCTACGTCGACCTCGACAACGTGGCGGGCGGACGCCTGGCCGCCGAGCGGCTCCTCGCGTCCGGGATGCGGCACCCCGCGACCGTCACCGGCCCGCAGGACATGGTGGCCGCGATCGACCGGCTCGCCGGCTGGGGCGAGGCGCTGCGCGCGGCCGGGCTCGACGACTCGGTCCGCTACGAGGGCGACTTCACCATGCTGCCCGCCCAGGAACTCGGGCGGCGGCTGTTCGAGGAGCATCCCGAGGTCGACGGCGTGTTCGCGGCCAACGACCTCATCGCCGTCGGCGTGATGAACGCCGCGCGCGAGCGGGGGCTGCGGGTCCCCGGCGACGTGCGGATCGTCGGCTTCGACGACACGCCCCTGGGGATGTCGACGCACCCGCAGCTCACGAGCATCACCAACCCGGCCGGCGAGCTGGCGCGGATCGCGACCCAGCTCGTCCTGGACCAGTTGGCGGGGGAGCGGCCCGCCTGGCCGGTCATCCTGACGCCCGAGCTCGTGGCGCGCGAGAGCGCCTGA
- a CDS encoding OsmC family protein: MADHRYTVSTTWTGDRGTGTSGYRDYDRAVTLAASGKPDVAASADPHFRGDASRWNPEELLLAALSECHLLSYLHAAVTRGVVVTGYADEATGTLTTEGNGGRFVEAVLRPRVTVTDASMLDAAAAAHADAHDWCFIAASVNFPVRIEPTAVVG, encoded by the coding sequence ATGGCCGATCACCGCTACACCGTCAGCACCACCTGGACCGGCGACCGGGGCACGGGGACGTCCGGCTACCGCGACTACGACCGCGCGGTCACCCTGGCGGCGTCCGGCAAGCCGGACGTGGCCGCCTCGGCGGACCCGCACTTCCGCGGGGACGCGTCCCGCTGGAACCCCGAGGAACTGCTGCTCGCCGCCCTGTCCGAGTGCCACCTGCTCAGCTACCTGCACGCGGCCGTGACCCGCGGCGTCGTCGTCACCGGCTACGCCGACGAGGCGACCGGGACGCTGACGACCGAGGGCAACGGGGGCCGGTTCGTCGAGGCGGTGCTGCGTCCCCGGGTCACGGTGACCGACGCGAGCATGCTGGACGCCGCCGCGGCGGCCCACGCGGACGCGCACGACTGGTGCTTCATCGCCGCCTCGGTGAACTTCCCGGTCCGCATCGAGCCGACCGCCGTCGTCGGCTGA
- the ychF gene encoding redox-regulated ATPase YchF: MALTIGIVGLPNAGKSTLFNALTRNDVLAANYPFATIEPNVGVVGVPDPRLAGLAKVYGSEKIIPATVSFVDIAGIVKGASQGEGMGNAFLANIREADAICQVTRVFEDADVTHVDGSVNPGNDIDTVTTELILADLQTLEKSIVRVEKEARIKKEARPKLEAMQAAIEVLNSGRTVFASGMDIAELKDLFLLTAKPFIYVFNCDQDELANEALQERMSELVAPAEAVFLDAKFESELVEMDEDEARDFLAEMGVEEPGLDKLARAGYETLGLQSYLTGGPKEARAWTIRKGATAPEAAGVIHTDFQKGFIKAQIVSFDDLISLGSEAAVKSAGKMRLEGKDYVMADGDVVEFRFNV; the protein is encoded by the coding sequence GTGGCACTCACCATCGGAATCGTCGGGCTCCCCAACGCGGGCAAGTCCACCCTGTTCAACGCGCTGACGCGCAACGACGTGCTCGCCGCGAACTACCCGTTCGCGACGATCGAGCCGAACGTGGGGGTGGTCGGAGTCCCCGACCCGCGCCTGGCGGGGCTGGCGAAGGTGTACGGCTCGGAGAAGATCATCCCCGCGACGGTCAGCTTCGTCGACATCGCCGGCATCGTGAAGGGCGCCTCCCAGGGCGAGGGCATGGGCAACGCGTTCCTGGCCAACATCCGCGAGGCGGACGCCATCTGCCAGGTCACGCGCGTCTTCGAGGACGCCGACGTGACGCACGTCGACGGCTCGGTGAACCCCGGCAACGACATCGACACCGTGACGACCGAGCTGATCCTGGCCGACCTGCAGACGCTGGAGAAGTCCATCGTCCGGGTCGAGAAGGAGGCGCGCATCAAGAAGGAGGCGCGCCCCAAGCTCGAGGCGATGCAGGCCGCGATCGAGGTGCTGAACTCCGGCCGGACGGTGTTCGCCTCCGGCATGGACATCGCCGAGCTGAAGGACCTGTTCCTGCTGACGGCCAAGCCGTTCATCTACGTGTTCAACTGCGACCAGGACGAGCTGGCCAACGAGGCCCTGCAGGAGCGGATGAGCGAGCTGGTCGCCCCCGCCGAGGCGGTGTTCCTGGACGCCAAGTTCGAGTCCGAGCTGGTCGAGATGGACGAGGACGAGGCACGCGACTTCCTGGCGGAGATGGGCGTCGAGGAGCCCGGCCTGGACAAGCTGGCCCGCGCCGGTTACGAGACGCTGGGCCTGCAGAGCTACCTGACCGGCGGCCCCAAGGAGGCCCGCGCCTGGACGATCCGCAAGGGCGCCACCGCCCCCGAGGCCGCCGGCGTCATCCACACCGACTTCCAGAAGGGCTTCATCAAGGCCCAGATCGTCTCGTTCGACGACCTGATCTCGCTGGGCTCGGAGGCCGCGGTGAAGTCCGCGGGGAAGATGCGCCTGGAGGGCAAGGACTACGTGATGGCCGACGGTGACGTGGTGGAGTTTAGATTCAACGTCTGA
- a CDS encoding siderophore-interacting protein translates to MFFTRDGQDALKLPTSTTELGWYLQYLATPKAKRPWVRAYTLRDCRPEVGEVDIDFVIHGHDGGPIGPGTRFALSARPGDRVGFLDQGSAFTPDHPHDWTLLVGDETALPAIAGICRALPEDARGIAVVEVPAAEDRQDFPAPADMQVVWVVRDESGRPDERPGELALRTLTSAALPDGDVHAHAIGESALATGARRHLVQERGVPKRNVDFVGYWRHGRPATG, encoded by the coding sequence CTGTTCTTCACGCGCGACGGGCAGGACGCGCTGAAGCTGCCCACGAGCACCACCGAGCTGGGCTGGTACCTGCAGTATCTGGCGACGCCGAAGGCGAAGCGACCCTGGGTGCGCGCGTACACGCTGCGGGACTGCAGGCCCGAGGTCGGGGAGGTGGACATCGACTTCGTCATCCACGGGCATGACGGTGGGCCCATCGGGCCGGGGACGCGGTTCGCGCTCAGTGCGCGCCCGGGCGATCGGGTCGGGTTCCTCGACCAGGGGTCCGCTTTCACCCCCGATCACCCCCACGACTGGACGCTGCTGGTGGGCGACGAGACCGCTCTGCCGGCGATCGCGGGCATCTGCCGCGCGCTCCCCGAGGACGCACGGGGGATCGCGGTCGTCGAGGTCCCCGCCGCCGAGGATCGCCAGGACTTCCCGGCGCCCGCCGACATGCAGGTCGTCTGGGTGGTGCGAGACGAGTCGGGCCGACCCGACGAGCGGCCGGGCGAGCTCGCGCTCCGGACGCTGACCTCGGCGGCCCTGCCCGACGGTGACGTGCACGCCCACGCCATCGGCGAGTCCGCGCTGGCGACGGGAGCGCGCCGCCACCTGGTGCAGGAACGAGGGGTGCCGAAGCGCAACGTCGACTTCGTCGGGTACTGGCGGCACGGCCGGCCGGCGACCGGCTGA
- a CDS encoding SMI1/KNR4 family protein codes for MEQLITRLVELTANTTAVEFHGLPQFLADTDPDQVERRFARADAREFYTRHNPADAVVESIWQDITFYPFAGLDGQQVGYATDGRTGDPAADWPPNMLVIADSGGDPIMLDPSSVDGEVFFAVQGMGYWDPQPIARDISGLLKLSIAWLEVSEQRGDELYDDTYELHPASIALFRDLAASQGIEDAYIQNALALR; via the coding sequence GTGGAACAACTGATCACGCGCCTCGTGGAACTGACGGCGAACACCACCGCCGTCGAGTTCCACGGGCTTCCTCAGTTCCTTGCGGACACCGATCCGGATCAGGTCGAGAGGCGCTTCGCTCGCGCGGACGCCCGTGAGTTCTACACCCGGCACAACCCGGCCGATGCGGTTGTGGAGAGCATCTGGCAGGACATCACCTTCTATCCCTTCGCCGGTTTGGATGGTCAGCAGGTCGGCTACGCGACCGACGGACGCACGGGCGACCCCGCCGCGGACTGGCCGCCGAACATGCTGGTCATCGCTGACAGCGGCGGCGACCCGATCATGCTGGATCCGTCGTCGGTCGACGGCGAGGTGTTCTTCGCCGTGCAGGGGATGGGCTACTGGGACCCGCAGCCGATCGCGCGTGACATCAGCGGCTTGCTGAAGCTGTCGATCGCGTGGCTCGAGGTGTCGGAGCAACGCGGCGACGAGCTCTACGACGACACCTACGAGCTTCATCCGGCCTCGATCGCGCTCTTCCGCGACCTCGCCGCGTCGCAGGGCATCGAGGACGCCTACATCCAGAACGCCCTCGCTCTGCGGTGA
- a CDS encoding DNA alkylation repair protein, with protein MAKPADPAVQAGLAEAGTLAQILALDHAALLDAVLPEAPEPLRAAVRDAGSLGILARMQAVGAALHHHLGPDACAGLARHRSDTVRGWGWFALVAGRPSASAPDLIDLVVPAADDAHFGVREWAWLCVRERLAGDLDAGIPALAALTSDPSERIRRFACEALRPRGVWARHIAALKTRPESAAPILEPLRADGSRYVQDSVGNWINDAAKTSPEWATALAARWAQESPTPATQRILRRGLRSL; from the coding sequence ATGGCCAAGCCCGCTGACCCGGCTGTTCAGGCGGGGCTGGCCGAGGCGGGCACGCTCGCGCAGATCCTGGCGCTCGACCACGCGGCGCTGCTCGACGCCGTCCTTCCCGAGGCGCCGGAGCCGCTCCGGGCCGCCGTCCGGGACGCCGGCTCGCTGGGCATCCTCGCGCGGATGCAGGCCGTCGGGGCGGCGCTGCACCACCACCTCGGCCCCGACGCCTGCGCAGGCCTGGCGCGTCATCGGTCCGACACGGTGCGGGGCTGGGGCTGGTTCGCCCTGGTGGCCGGCCGGCCGTCGGCGTCCGCACCAGATCTGATCGACCTGGTCGTTCCGGCGGCCGACGACGCCCACTTCGGCGTCCGGGAGTGGGCGTGGCTCTGCGTCCGGGAGCGGCTCGCGGGCGATCTGGACGCCGGCATCCCCGCGCTCGCGGCCCTGACGTCGGACCCGTCCGAGCGGATCCGCCGGTTCGCCTGCGAGGCGCTGCGGCCCCGTGGGGTGTGGGCCAGGCACATCGCGGCGCTCAAGACCCGCCCGGAGTCGGCGGCGCCGATCCTCGAGCCGCTCCGGGCCGACGGTTCGCGCTACGTGCAGGACTCGGTCGGCAACTGGATCAACGACGCCGCCAAGACCAGCCCGGAGTGGGCGACGGCGCTGGCCGCGCGCTGGGCGCAGGAGAGCCCGACGCCGGCGACGCAGCGGATCCTGCGGCGAGGGCTGCGCTCGTTGTGA
- a CDS encoding RQC domain-containing protein — protein MRQLRHLPAAPDTWDGLVASQKLLSTIVRLQRERGQSFGAGHLIDILRGAETDRMRQQRHDQLSTYGIGKDLSEQDWRSVIRQLLARGVLESQGEYGTLAITEAGLPVMRGEEPVALRRDALGRASGRARKASAPVGLEGEDAGLFEALRAWRAEAAREQGVPAYIVFGDATLRALATERPASLTQLDAISGIGAKKKESYGDAVLAVIAEHG, from the coding sequence GTGCGGCAACTGCGACACCTGCCTGCAGCCCCCGACACCTGGGACGGGCTCGTCGCCTCGCAGAAGCTGCTGTCCACGATCGTGCGGCTGCAGCGCGAGCGCGGCCAGTCCTTCGGTGCGGGGCACCTCATCGACATCCTGCGGGGTGCCGAGACCGACCGGATGCGTCAGCAGCGCCACGACCAGCTCTCGACCTACGGCATCGGCAAGGACCTGTCCGAGCAGGACTGGCGCAGCGTCATCCGGCAGTTGCTCGCCCGCGGCGTCCTCGAGTCGCAGGGGGAGTACGGCACCCTCGCCATCACCGAGGCCGGGCTGCCGGTGATGCGCGGCGAGGAGCCGGTCGCGCTCCGGCGGGACGCGCTGGGCCGGGCGTCTGGACGCGCGCGCAAGGCGTCCGCCCCGGTCGGCCTGGAGGGGGAGGACGCCGGCCTGTTCGAGGCGCTGCGCGCCTGGCGCGCCGAGGCGGCCCGCGAGCAGGGCGTCCCCGCCTACATCGTCTTCGGCGACGCCACCCTGCGCGCGCTGGCGACCGAGCGTCCGGCGTCCCTGACCCAACTGGACGCCATCAGCGGCATCGGCGCCAAGAAGAAGGAGTCCTACGGCGACGCGGTCCTGGCCGTGATCGCCGAGCACGGCTGA
- a CDS encoding TetR/AcrR family transcriptional regulator, whose protein sequence is MVDDYHHRNLRAAVLERAAAVVADSGPAALTLRGLASDLGVSHAAFRHHFGSREGVLSAVAADGFARLEAALSGVRAADPHARLLGMGEAYVAFALTHPGHFAVMFPTEPDRFVDADPAGAKTYRLLREAVLATGLAPERLDAGVAAAWGLVHGLAVLAHSGALVGAGLGAAPEGGVPALITAALRAAPIGGRPSPVAVGDRPLPVAGVEPPPVAGGVRPASVGGVQSPSGGGVQPPAVATGGQPPPVERNLP, encoded by the coding sequence ATGGTTGATGACTACCACCACCGGAACCTGCGGGCGGCGGTCCTGGAGCGGGCGGCCGCTGTGGTCGCCGACAGTGGACCCGCGGCGCTGACCCTGCGCGGGTTGGCGTCCGATCTCGGGGTGAGTCACGCGGCCTTCCGGCACCACTTCGGCAGTCGCGAGGGCGTCCTGTCTGCTGTGGCGGCCGACGGCTTCGCCCGGCTGGAGGCCGCGTTGTCCGGCGTCCGGGCTGCTGACCCGCATGCGCGGCTGCTGGGCATGGGGGAGGCGTACGTGGCCTTCGCGCTGACCCATCCCGGACACTTCGCGGTGATGTTCCCCACCGAACCCGACCGCTTCGTGGACGCCGACCCTGCGGGGGCCAAGACATACCGACTACTGCGGGAGGCCGTCCTGGCGACGGGGCTCGCGCCCGAGCGTCTGGACGCCGGCGTCGCCGCGGCCTGGGGGCTCGTGCACGGGCTGGCGGTGCTCGCCCACTCCGGCGCTCTGGTGGGCGCGGGGTTGGGTGCTGCCCCCGAGGGCGGCGTCCCCGCGCTGATCACGGCCGCTCTCCGTGCCGCGCCCATCGGCGGCCGGCCATCCCCGGTCGCCGTTGGTGACCGGCCACTCCCGGTCGCCGGCGTTGAGCCGCCTCCTGTCGCCGGCGGCGTCCGTCCGGCCTCTGTCGGAGGCGTCCAGTCACCCTCTGGGGGCGGCGTCCAGCCGCCTGCTGTCGCCACTGGCGGCCAACCACCCCCTGTCGAAAGGAACCTGCCATGA